In the genome of Pseudomonas sp. P5_109, one region contains:
- a CDS encoding U32 family peptidase: protein MSLPKHHLELLSPARDVSIAREAILHGADAIYIGGPSFGARHNACNEVSDIAQLVEFARRYHARVFTTINTILHDNELEPARKLIHQLYDAGVDALIVQDLGVMELDIPPIELHASTQTDIRTLERAKFLDQAGFSQLVLARELNLQEIRAIADETDAAVEFFIHGALCVAFSGQCNISHAQTGRSANRGDCSQACRLPYTLKDEKGGVIAYEKHLLSMKDNNQSANIRALVEAGVRSFKIEGRYKDMGYVKNITAYYRQRLDAVLEDRPDLARASSGRTAHFFLPDPEKTFHRGSTDYFVTDRKIDIGAFDSPTFTGLPVGVVEKVAKRDMLVVTHEPLSNGDGLNVLVKREVVGFRANIAEPKGEFEEDGEKRYRYRVEPNEMPEGMYKLRPNHPLNRNLDHNWQQALQKTSAERRIALSWVARLREEQLELTANSEEGISASVTLAGPFGAANKPEQALEQLQDLLGQLGTTQYHAIDIRLDAPQAYFIPNSQLKALRREVIEALTEARVAAHPRGSRKAETTPPPVYPDSHLSFLANVYNQKARDFYHRHGVKLIDAAYEAHEETGEVPVMITKHCLRFSFNLCPKQAKGVTGVRTKVAPMQLIHGDEVLTLKFDCKPCEMHIIGKMKGHILNLPQPGSVVGHISPEDLLKTIPRAPH from the coding sequence ATGTCTTTGCCCAAACATCACCTGGAATTGCTCAGCCCTGCCCGCGATGTGAGCATCGCCCGCGAGGCCATCCTGCATGGCGCCGATGCCATCTACATCGGTGGTCCGAGCTTCGGCGCCCGCCACAATGCCTGCAACGAAGTGAGCGATATCGCCCAATTGGTGGAGTTCGCCCGTCGTTATCACGCCCGGGTGTTCACCACCATCAACACGATCCTGCACGACAACGAACTGGAGCCGGCCCGCAAGCTGATCCACCAGTTGTACGATGCCGGCGTCGATGCACTGATCGTCCAGGACCTGGGTGTGATGGAGCTGGACATTCCGCCGATCGAACTGCACGCCAGTACCCAGACGGACATCCGTACGCTGGAACGGGCGAAGTTCCTCGATCAGGCCGGTTTCTCGCAATTGGTGCTGGCCCGCGAGCTGAATCTCCAGGAGATCCGCGCCATCGCCGACGAAACCGACGCGGCCGTCGAATTCTTTATCCATGGCGCGCTGTGCGTGGCGTTTTCCGGCCAGTGCAACATTTCCCACGCGCAGACCGGGCGCAGCGCCAACCGTGGCGACTGCTCCCAGGCTTGCCGTCTGCCGTACACCCTCAAGGACGAAAAGGGTGGCGTGATCGCTTACGAAAAACACCTGCTGTCGATGAAGGACAACAACCAGAGCGCCAACATCCGCGCCCTGGTCGAGGCCGGCGTGCGTTCGTTCAAGATCGAGGGTCGCTACAAGGACATGGGCTATGTGAAGAACATCACCGCCTACTACCGCCAGCGCCTCGACGCCGTGCTCGAAGACCGCCCGGACCTGGCCCGTGCCTCCAGTGGCCGCACCGCGCATTTCTTCCTGCCCGACCCGGAAAAAACCTTCCACCGTGGCAGCACCGATTACTTCGTCACTGATCGCAAGATCGATATCGGCGCCTTCGACTCGCCGACCTTCACCGGTCTGCCGGTGGGTGTGGTGGAGAAAGTCGCCAAGCGTGACATGCTGGTCGTGACGCACGAGCCACTGTCCAACGGCGACGGTCTGAACGTGCTGGTCAAGCGTGAAGTGGTGGGTTTTCGCGCCAACATCGCCGAACCCAAAGGCGAGTTCGAGGAAGACGGCGAGAAGCGCTATCGCTATCGCGTCGAGCCCAATGAGATGCCGGAGGGAATGTACAAGCTGCGCCCCAACCATCCGCTGAATCGCAATCTGGATCACAACTGGCAACAGGCGCTGCAAAAGACTTCTGCCGAGCGTCGCATCGCCCTGAGCTGGGTCGCGCGCCTGCGTGAAGAACAGCTGGAACTGACCGCGAACAGCGAGGAAGGCATCAGCGCCAGCGTCACGCTGGCCGGCCCGTTCGGCGCGGCCAACAAGCCGGAGCAGGCGCTGGAACAATTGCAGGATCTGCTCGGCCAACTCGGCACTACGCAGTACCACGCCATCGATATCAGGCTGGACGCGCCGCAGGCGTACTTCATCCCGAACTCGCAGCTCAAGGCCTTGCGTCGTGAAGTGATCGAAGCCTTGACCGAAGCGCGGGTCGCCGCGCACCCGCGTGGCAGCCGTAAAGCCGAAACCACGCCGCCGCCGGTGTACCCGGACTCGCACCTGTCGTTCCTGGCCAACGTCTACAACCAGAAGGCCCGGGACTTCTATCATCGCCACGGCGTCAAGCTGATCGATGCGGCCTACGAGGCCCACGAGGAAACCGGTGAAGTGCCGGTGATGATCACCAAGCACTGCCTGCGTTTCTCCTTCAATCTGTGCCCGAAACAGGCCAAGGGCGTGACTGGCGTGCGCACCAAGGTCGCGCCGATGCAGTTGATTCACGGCGATGAAGTGCTGACGTTGAAGTTCGACTGCAAGCCTTGCGAGATGCACATCATCGGCAAGATGAAGGGCCACATCCTCAATCTGCCGCAACCGGGCAGTGTGGTCGGTCACATCAGCCCCGAAGACCTGCTCAAGACCATCCCGCGCGCGCCGCACTGA
- a CDS encoding TOBE domain-containing protein — protein sequence MKVSARNVFKGKVSQVQPGAVNAEVVLTLAGGEQLVAVVTMESIKSLGIAIGKEAVALIKAPWVMLMTESSDIRLSARNCLEGKVLSVTDGAVNAEVVIELAGGSKVYSIVTRDAVAELGLAAGVSATAVIKASHIILGVPA from the coding sequence ATGAAAGTCAGTGCACGCAACGTATTCAAAGGCAAAGTCAGCCAGGTCCAGCCAGGCGCGGTCAACGCCGAAGTGGTTCTGACCCTGGCGGGTGGCGAACAACTGGTTGCCGTCGTCACCATGGAAAGCATCAAAAGCCTGGGCATCGCCATCGGCAAAGAGGCCGTCGCGTTGATCAAGGCGCCTTGGGTGATGTTGATGACCGAATCGAGCGACATTCGCCTGTCGGCGCGTAACTGCCTGGAAGGCAAGGTACTGAGCGTTACCGATGGCGCGGTCAATGCAGAAGTGGTCATCGAGCTGGCTGGCGGTTCGAAAGTCTATTCAATCGTGACCCGCGATGCGGTGGCGGAGCTGGGCCTGGCAGCCGGCGTCAGCGCCACGGCAGTGATCAAGGCTTCCCACATCATCCTGGGTGTTCCGGCCTGA
- a CDS encoding glutathione S-transferase family protein, with product MSLTLYFHPLSSFCHKALIALYELDIGFEKRIIDLGNEADRAELQALWPIGKFPVLRDHARHKDVPESSVIIEYLDRLHAGQASLIPHDWEAALDVRLWDRFFDLHVQVPMQKIVADRINAANGDLTRERTALATAYGMLERQLTAKTWVASPAFSMADCAAAPALFYASTLVPFADEHRHLSAYFDRLTQRPSVARVIDEARPWFSWYPFAEAIPERFR from the coding sequence ATGTCGCTGACTCTTTATTTCCATCCACTCTCGTCGTTCTGCCACAAAGCGCTGATCGCGCTCTATGAACTGGACATCGGGTTTGAAAAACGGATCATCGATCTGGGCAACGAAGCCGACCGGGCCGAGCTTCAAGCGCTGTGGCCGATTGGCAAGTTCCCGGTGCTTCGCGATCACGCCCGGCACAAGGATGTACCGGAGTCGAGTGTGATCATTGAATATCTGGACCGGCTTCATGCCGGCCAGGCGTCGTTGATTCCGCACGATTGGGAAGCCGCCCTGGACGTACGCCTGTGGGATCGTTTTTTCGACCTTCACGTCCAGGTGCCGATGCAGAAGATCGTCGCTGACCGAATAAATGCCGCAAACGGCGACCTGACCCGCGAACGCACCGCGCTGGCAACGGCGTACGGCATGCTCGAACGTCAGCTGACGGCAAAAACCTGGGTGGCCAGCCCGGCGTTCAGCATGGCCGATTGCGCCGCCGCCCCGGCGCTGTTCTACGCCAGCACCCTCGTGCCCTTTGCCGACGAGCATCGCCACTTGAGTGCTTATTTCGACAGGTTGACCCAAAGACCCTCGGTCGCGCGGGTCATCGATGAGGCAAGGCCGTGGTTTTCCTGGTATCCGTTTGCCGAGGCCATCCCGGAGCGCTTTCGCTAG
- a CDS encoding DoxX family protein — protein MSTSISSAVKGLHLNLDRAGDWVAPLALRVFLAWEFLESGLEKFNGQNWFADIQQRFPFPFDHIPATLNWELSMWAELIFSMTLLLGLGTRFSALSLMVVTLVATAAIHWPADWHTLSELAQGYAISNKGYGNFKLPLIYLVAFTPLLLSGGGKLSIDALLARFIWRR, from the coding sequence ATGAGCACCTCCATTTCTTCGGCCGTCAAAGGCCTGCACCTGAACCTCGACCGTGCCGGCGACTGGGTTGCGCCCCTGGCGCTGCGGGTGTTCCTCGCCTGGGAATTCCTCGAGTCCGGCCTGGAGAAATTCAACGGACAAAACTGGTTCGCCGATATCCAGCAGCGCTTCCCGTTTCCGTTCGACCACATTCCAGCGACGCTGAACTGGGAACTGTCGATGTGGGCCGAACTGATCTTTTCCATGACCTTGCTGCTGGGCCTGGGCACGCGTTTTTCGGCGTTGAGCCTGATGGTGGTAACGCTTGTCGCAACCGCCGCCATCCACTGGCCCGCCGACTGGCATACCCTGAGTGAACTTGCCCAGGGTTATGCCATCAGCAACAAGGGTTACGGCAACTTCAAGCTGCCATTGATCTACCTTGTGGCCTTCACGCCGCTGCTGCTGTCCGGTGGCGGCAAGCTCAGCATCGATGCGCTGCTGGCTCGTTTCATCTGGCGTCGTTGA
- a CDS encoding aldehyde dehydrogenase family protein, with the protein MSLALERLVAGTPIPFAGNRVTVVSPELAQRFQPGDHLLVEQVSGELLLIPVADQQAANVAIERAQAAFTAMSAVSDQAISAFFDLFAQRLETPQCWALIEAANLADIERAKARGRSTTRLLADERMRRDMIAGLRAWRDAAASRGKVISCVEHDGWKVEQVVSPLGIVAFVFEGRPNVFADAAGVLRTGNTAVLRIGSDALGTAQAIVTHALNTALSDAGLPAGAVSLVESVNHAAGWAMFADRRLSLAVARGSGRAVSQLGSIAQQAGTAVSLHGTGGAWLVANADADARRFAAVVRNSLDRKVCNTLNVCLIHRDRAAELVPLFLDALKQAGTARGQGCKLHIVEGSESHLPQDWLAASVEVYRAEGYQTEAQAEPLPEDQLDREWEWEETPEVSLKIVDDLDSAIALFNRYSPQFTVSLISESGEAQDRFYNAVNAPFVGNGITRWVDGQYALNKPELGLSNWESGRLFARSAILSGDGVFTIRSRMTQVDLGVKR; encoded by the coding sequence ATGTCTCTTGCGCTCGAACGTCTAGTCGCTGGCACGCCAATCCCTTTCGCCGGTAATCGTGTCACTGTCGTCAGCCCCGAACTGGCACAACGCTTCCAGCCCGGTGACCATCTGCTGGTGGAGCAGGTCAGCGGCGAGTTACTGTTGATCCCCGTGGCGGACCAGCAAGCGGCCAACGTTGCGATCGAGCGCGCCCAGGCGGCGTTTACCGCAATGTCGGCGGTTTCCGATCAAGCCATCAGCGCCTTCTTCGACCTGTTTGCCCAACGCCTGGAAACCCCGCAATGCTGGGCGCTGATCGAGGCCGCCAACCTGGCCGACATCGAGCGGGCCAAGGCTCGCGGTCGCTCGACCACCCGCTTGCTGGCCGATGAGCGCATGCGTCGCGACATGATCGCCGGCCTGCGCGCCTGGCGTGATGCCGCGGCCAGCCGAGGCAAAGTGATCAGTTGCGTCGAGCACGATGGCTGGAAAGTCGAGCAAGTGGTCTCGCCGTTGGGCATCGTCGCGTTTGTCTTCGAAGGTCGACCGAATGTGTTTGCCGATGCGGCCGGGGTGTTGCGTACCGGCAACACGGCGGTGCTGCGCATCGGCAGTGATGCGTTGGGCACGGCCCAGGCGATCGTGACCCATGCACTGAACACTGCACTGAGCGACGCCGGCTTGCCGGCCGGTGCGGTGTCGCTGGTGGAAAGCGTCAACCACGCCGCCGGTTGGGCGATGTTCGCTGACCGGCGCCTGTCATTGGCGGTGGCCCGTGGTTCGGGTCGCGCCGTCAGCCAGTTGGGCAGCATCGCCCAGCAGGCCGGCACGGCGGTCAGCCTGCACGGCACCGGTGGCGCCTGGCTGGTCGCCAACGCCGATGCCGATGCCCGGCGCTTTGCCGCCGTGGTGCGCAACTCCCTGGACCGCAAGGTCTGCAACACCCTGAACGTCTGCCTGATCCACCGCGATCGCGCCGCTGAGCTGGTGCCGCTGTTCCTCGATGCTTTGAAGCAAGCCGGCACCGCACGGGGGCAGGGCTGCAAGCTGCACATCGTCGAAGGCAGCGAGTCGCACCTGCCGCAAGACTGGCTGGCTGCCTCGGTCGAGGTGTATCGCGCCGAGGGTTATCAGACCGAGGCGCAGGCCGAGCCGTTGCCGGAAGATCAATTGGATCGCGAGTGGGAGTGGGAAGAAACTCCGGAAGTCAGTCTGAAAATCGTCGACGACCTGGACAGCGCCATTGCCTTGTTCAATCGCTACAGCCCGCAATTCACCGTGTCGTTGATCAGTGAAAGCGGCGAGGCTCAGGATCGTTTCTATAACGCGGTCAACGCGCCTTTTGTCGGCAATGGCATTACCCGTTGGGTCGACGGCCAGTACGCATTGAACAAGCCAGAACTGGGGCTTTCGAACTGGGAGAGCGGGCGCCTGTTTGCGCGCAGTGCGATTCTTTCGGGGGATGGTGTGTTCACCATTCGTAGTCGCATGACCCAGGTCGATCTGGGCGTCAAACGCTGA
- a CDS encoding carbonic anhydrase: MKALIDGFLKFQKEAFPQRTDLFKHLATTQHPGTLFITCSDSRVVPELLTQQEPGELFVIRNAGNIVPSYSPHPGGVSATVEYAVAVLGVTDIVICGHSDCGAMTAVAKCTCMDHLPAVSGWLQHAESAKVINEGRPHATEAAKVSSMVRENVIAQLANIQTHPSVRLAQEKGLLNLHGWVYDIETGSIDALDADSRSFVSLVEHPGTCAVSAKVSKAA, encoded by the coding sequence ATGAAAGCGCTCATCGACGGTTTCTTGAAGTTCCAGAAAGAAGCCTTTCCGCAACGCACCGACCTGTTCAAACACCTGGCCACCACCCAACACCCGGGCACGCTGTTCATTACCTGCTCCGACAGCCGCGTCGTGCCGGAACTGCTGACCCAGCAAGAACCCGGTGAACTGTTCGTGATCCGTAACGCCGGCAACATCGTGCCGTCCTACAGCCCACACCCGGGTGGCGTATCGGCCACGGTCGAATACGCCGTCGCTGTGCTCGGCGTCACCGACATCGTGATCTGCGGTCATTCGGACTGTGGCGCCATGACGGCCGTGGCCAAGTGCACCTGCATGGACCACCTGCCCGCCGTCAGCGGCTGGCTGCAACACGCCGAGTCGGCGAAAGTGATCAACGAGGGGCGGCCACACGCCACTGAAGCGGCCAAGGTCAGTTCGATGGTTCGCGAGAATGTCATCGCCCAACTGGCCAACATCCAGACACACCCGAGCGTGCGACTGGCCCAGGAAAAAGGCCTGCTGAACCTGCATGGCTGGGTGTACGACATCGAGACCGGTTCGATCGACGCGCTGGATGCCGACAGCCGAAGCTTCGTGTCGCTGGTCGAGCATCCGGGCACTTGCGCCGTATCGGCCAAAGTGAGCAAAGCCGCCTGA
- the cynS gene encoding cyanase codes for MQQSHAYNDPSLALTTSVLDAKARKNLSWQDLADGTGLSLAYVTAALLGQHPLPEAAAQVVGDKLELDADAVAQLQIIPLRGSLSGVPTDPTIYRFYEMIQIYGTTLKALVHEQFGDGIISAINFKLDMKKVDDPEGGSRAVITLDGKFLPLRPF; via the coding sequence ATGCAACAGTCCCATGCCTACAACGACCCAAGCCTGGCCCTGACCACTTCTGTCCTGGATGCCAAGGCGCGCAAAAACCTGTCGTGGCAGGACCTGGCCGACGGCACCGGTTTGAGCCTGGCCTACGTCACCGCCGCCCTGCTCGGTCAACACCCGCTGCCGGAAGCCGCCGCCCAAGTGGTCGGCGACAAACTGGAGCTGGACGCCGACGCCGTGGCCCAATTGCAGATCATCCCGCTGCGCGGCAGCCTCTCGGGTGTGCCGACCGACCCGACCATCTACCGCTTCTACGAAATGATCCAGATCTACGGCACCACCCTCAAAGCCCTGGTTCATGAGCAGTTCGGCGACGGCATCATCAGCGCGATCAACTTCAAGCTCGACATGAAGAAAGTCGACGATCCGGAAGGCGGCTCCCGCGCCGTCATCACCCTCGACGGCAAGTTCCTGCCCCTGCGTCCTTTCTAA
- the cynR gene encoding transcriptional regulator CynR, with protein sequence MLLRHLRYLLAVADQGGFTRAAEVLHVSQPTLSQQIRQLEESLGVSLFDRTSRTVKPTDAGVAYIECARRVLVELEAGKRALHDVKDLSRGTLRLAMTPTFMAYLVGPLVRDYVARYPNIHLEIFELSMDEIEAGLADDSLDIAIAFDQVRSTDIESIPAFTETLGLMVGREHPLYEYQGTLSSQEVAELEFALLTPDYITRTCIDEYFTQAQITPKVVIEVNSVNTLLEVIRHGAIATILPEPIATQDRALRRLSMAGSAPERGAAMLRRKNNYHSAASLAFVALVSGTDFS encoded by the coding sequence ATGCTGCTTCGACATTTGCGTTACCTGCTGGCGGTGGCCGACCAGGGTGGATTCACCCGCGCCGCCGAAGTGCTGCACGTGTCCCAGCCGACCTTGTCGCAGCAGATCCGCCAACTGGAAGAATCCCTGGGTGTGAGCCTGTTCGACCGCACCTCGCGCACGGTCAAGCCCACCGATGCCGGCGTGGCTTACATTGAATGCGCGCGGCGGGTACTGGTGGAGCTGGAAGCGGGCAAGCGTGCGTTGCATGACGTGAAGGATTTGTCCCGCGGCACCTTGCGCCTGGCCATGACGCCGACGTTCATGGCCTATCTGGTAGGGCCGCTGGTGCGCGACTACGTGGCGCGCTACCCGAACATCCACCTGGAGATTTTCGAGCTGTCGATGGACGAGATCGAGGCCGGGCTGGCGGATGATTCGCTGGACATCGCGATTGCGTTTGATCAGGTGCGAAGTACGGACATCGAATCGATCCCGGCGTTTACCGAGACCCTGGGGTTGATGGTTGGGCGTGAGCATCCGCTTTACGAATATCAGGGCACGTTGTCCTCGCAGGAGGTTGCCGAGCTTGAGTTTGCCCTGCTGACCCCGGACTACATCACCCGCACCTGCATTGATGAGTATTTCACTCAGGCGCAGATCACGCCCAAAGTGGTGATCGAAGTGAATTCGGTCAATACGTTGCTGGAAGTCATCCGACACGGCGCCATCGCCACCATCCTGCCGGAACCCATCGCCACTCAGGATCGGGCATTGCGCAGACTGTCCATGGCGGGATCAGCGCCTGAACGCGGGGCGGCGATGCTGCGGCGCAAGAACAACTACCACAGTGCAGCGTCACTGGCGTTTGTGGCGCTGGTGTCAGGCACCGATTTTTCCTGA
- a CDS encoding GNAT family N-acetyltransferase, protein MSLIELHTAQRDELDTIENLMQFYTYDFSEWLPLKLGEYGFFNILPMPDYWRHPATRPFLIKVDGELAGFVTVDNRTHLPGADYNIGYLFVSRGFRGQGVARFVVSTLLSRLPGQWQIFHIDANQPARLFWTAVMPGLDIGGLTLHQQVVDRHPCTFYRFECPSFSS, encoded by the coding sequence ATGTCTTTGATTGAACTGCACACCGCCCAACGCGATGAGCTGGATACCATCGAGAACCTGATGCAGTTCTACACCTACGACTTCAGCGAATGGTTGCCACTGAAACTGGGCGAATACGGTTTCTTCAACATCCTGCCCATGCCCGACTACTGGCGACACCCGGCCACCCGCCCCTTCCTGATCAAGGTCGACGGGGAACTGGCCGGCTTCGTGACCGTGGATAACCGGACACACCTGCCCGGTGCCGACTACAACATTGGCTATCTGTTTGTCAGTCGAGGTTTTCGTGGCCAGGGTGTCGCGCGATTTGTCGTATCCACCCTCTTGAGCCGACTCCCCGGTCAATGGCAGATTTTCCACATCGACGCGAACCAGCCGGCACGCCTGTTCTGGACCGCCGTGATGCCGGGGCTCGACATTGGCGGCCTCACCTTGCATCAGCAGGTGGTTGACCGTCATCCCTGCACTTTTTACCGCTTCGAGTGTCCGTCTTTCTCGTCCTGA
- a CDS encoding DNA topoisomerase III: MRLYLCEKPSQAKDIAAVLGARRRGDGCWLGTDVTVTWCIGHLLETAPPDAYDARYKRWVLADLPIIPEKWKMTVKPRTASQYKAVKRLLGEASELIIATDADREGEMIARELVEHCRYRGPIRRLWLSALDDASIRKALAALKPGNETFSLYHSALGRSRADWLIGMNMSRLFTLLGRQSGYQGVLPVGRVQTPTLRLVVDRDRSIADFVPIAYWAIDVQLLHNGTAFTAQWRAASDVCDDQDRCLNQALAQQAAAAMSGAASARVVKLRTERMREVAPLPFDLGTLQEVCSKKLGLGAQETLDIAQALYETYKVITYPRSDCGYLPLSQHSEAPAILAALRQADPALNALHDHLEPQRRSRAWNDAKVSAHHGIIPTAAAKNLDKLAGKQRAVYTLIRARYLAQFLPNHEYDRTQADFDCAGEALRAVGKQIIEPGWKRALPEALAPTKGREAPAPQTLPNLAEGIDCAVAGVQLKDLWTQPPKPFTEGDLIKAMKNVAKLVDDPLLKQKLKDTTGIGTEATRASIIQGLLDRGYLVKHGKALAATPAAFSLIDAVPRAIADPGTTAIWEQALDMVQSGEMSLEEFVTKQAAWMSKQVSRCAGLNLTISGPPPTGSAAAPWKKKRKGTARKPASGTRRKAKPASNPQT; the protein is encoded by the coding sequence ATGCGGCTGTACCTCTGTGAAAAACCTTCCCAGGCCAAAGACATTGCGGCAGTACTCGGCGCCAGGCGCCGGGGCGACGGCTGTTGGCTGGGAACGGACGTCACGGTGACCTGGTGCATCGGCCACCTGCTGGAAACCGCGCCACCGGATGCGTACGACGCGCGCTACAAGCGCTGGGTACTGGCCGACCTGCCGATCATCCCCGAAAAGTGGAAGATGACCGTCAAGCCGCGCACCGCCAGCCAGTACAAGGCGGTCAAGCGCCTGCTCGGTGAAGCGTCCGAACTGATCATCGCCACGGACGCCGACCGCGAGGGCGAAATGATTGCCCGGGAACTGGTGGAACATTGCCGCTATCGCGGGCCGATCCGCCGCCTCTGGTTGTCGGCACTGGACGATGCGTCAATCCGCAAGGCCCTCGCGGCCCTCAAACCGGGCAACGAAACCTTCAGCCTTTATCACTCGGCCCTGGGTCGCTCCCGGGCCGACTGGCTGATCGGCATGAACATGAGCCGGCTGTTCACCTTGCTGGGGCGCCAGTCCGGTTATCAGGGTGTGTTGCCGGTGGGCCGGGTGCAAACGCCGACCTTGCGCCTGGTGGTGGATCGCGATCGCAGCATCGCCGACTTTGTGCCCATCGCCTATTGGGCGATCGATGTGCAACTGCTGCACAACGGCACCGCCTTCACCGCGCAGTGGCGCGCCGCGTCCGACGTTTGTGACGATCAGGACCGCTGCCTGAATCAGGCGCTGGCACAACAAGCAGCGGCGGCCATGAGTGGCGCGGCCAGCGCGCGGGTGGTCAAGTTGCGTACCGAGCGGATGCGCGAAGTAGCCCCGCTGCCGTTCGACCTGGGCACCCTGCAGGAAGTCTGCTCGAAGAAGCTCGGCCTCGGCGCCCAGGAAACCCTGGACATCGCCCAGGCGCTGTACGAAACCTACAAGGTCATCACCTATCCGCGCAGTGATTGCGGCTACTTGCCCCTCAGCCAGCACAGCGAGGCGCCGGCCATCCTGGCGGCGTTGCGCCAGGCCGATCCGGCGTTGAACGCCTTGCACGACCACCTGGAGCCGCAACGCCGTTCACGGGCCTGGAACGATGCCAAGGTCAGCGCCCACCACGGCATCATCCCCACCGCTGCGGCAAAGAATCTCGACAAGCTGGCGGGCAAGCAGCGCGCGGTCTACACGCTGATCCGCGCGCGCTACCTGGCGCAGTTCCTGCCCAATCACGAATACGATCGCACCCAGGCAGACTTCGATTGCGCCGGCGAAGCCTTGCGCGCGGTCGGCAAGCAGATCATCGAACCGGGCTGGAAACGCGCCCTGCCCGAAGCGCTGGCACCGACCAAGGGGCGCGAAGCTCCCGCACCGCAAACACTGCCCAATCTCGCCGAAGGCATCGATTGCGCAGTGGCGGGCGTGCAACTCAAGGACCTCTGGACGCAACCGCCGAAGCCGTTCACCGAAGGCGATCTGATCAAGGCCATGAAGAACGTCGCCAAACTGGTGGACGACCCGCTGCTCAAGCAAAAGCTCAAGGACACCACCGGCATCGGCACCGAAGCGACCCGCGCGTCGATCATCCAGGGCCTGCTCGACCGTGGTTATCTGGTCAAGCACGGCAAGGCCCTGGCCGCCACACCGGCCGCGTTCAGCCTGATCGATGCCGTGCCACGGGCCATCGCCGATCCGGGCACCACGGCGATCTGGGAACAGGCCCTGGACATGGTGCAAAGCGGGGAAATGAGCCTGGAAGAGTTCGTCACCAAACAGGCGGCGTGGATGAGCAAGCAGGTCAGTCGCTGTGCCGGGCTGAACCTGACCATCAGCGGTCCGCCGCCGACCGGCAGCGCTGCAGCCCCCTGGAAGAAAAAGCGCAAAGGCACTGCGCGCAAACCAGCAAGCGGCACCAGGCGCAAGGCAAAACCGGCAAGCAACCCTCAAACCTGA
- a CDS encoding DUF427 domain-containing protein, whose translation MKSSGPSPVITIAEQPGCLLVRFHGIQVAASARALVLLEANYPPVYYVPREDIDEKYYARTDHTSYCPYKGDASYFSLQVPGHEAANAVWSYEHPKISVEQIREYVAFYPDQVKFELLDAEV comes from the coding sequence ATGAAAAGCTCCGGTCCTAGCCCTGTCATCACCATCGCCGAGCAGCCTGGTTGTCTGTTGGTGAGGTTCCACGGCATTCAGGTCGCCGCTTCGGCTCGCGCGCTGGTGTTGCTGGAGGCCAACTACCCGCCGGTGTACTACGTGCCGCGAGAGGATATCGACGAGAAGTATTACGCCCGCACCGACCACACCAGCTATTGCCCGTACAAAGGCGATGCCAGTTATTTCAGTTTGCAGGTGCCGGGGCATGAGGCTGCCAATGCGGTGTGGAGTTATGAGCATCCCAAGATATCGGTGGAGCAGATACGCGAATACGTGGCGTTCTATCCGGATCAGGTGAAGTTCGAGCTGCTTGACGCCGAAGTCTGA